A part of Pseudomonas lutea genomic DNA contains:
- a CDS encoding DMT family transporter, with product MNITLYLLTVLIWGTTWIALKLQLGEVAIPVSIVYRFALAALIIFALLLVSGKLQKVNRRGQLICLAQGLCLFCINFMCFYTASQWIPTGLVAVVFSTATLWNALNARIFFKQQIARNVVMGGTLGLIGLACLFWPEMAGHSASRETLIGLALTLLGTLCFSAGNMLSSLQQKSGLRPLTTNAYGMLYGATMLCVYCLLSGTPFAFEWNARYIGSLLYLVIPGSVIGFTAYLTLVGRMGPERAAYCTVLFPVVALNVSAFAEGYQWTAPALMGLVLVMAGNVLVFRKPRVAVPVDAKLA from the coding sequence ATGAACATCACGCTGTACTTGCTGACCGTCCTGATCTGGGGCACGACCTGGATCGCCTTGAAACTGCAACTGGGCGAAGTCGCCATACCGGTATCGATCGTCTATCGATTCGCCCTGGCCGCGCTGATCATCTTCGCCTTGTTGCTCGTCAGCGGGAAACTGCAAAAGGTCAATCGTCGCGGGCAGCTCATTTGCCTCGCGCAGGGCCTTTGCCTTTTCTGCATCAACTTCATGTGCTTCTACACCGCCAGTCAGTGGATTCCAACCGGATTGGTGGCGGTGGTGTTCTCCACCGCAACGCTGTGGAACGCGCTCAATGCGCGGATATTTTTCAAGCAGCAGATCGCACGCAATGTGGTGATGGGCGGCACCCTGGGTCTGATCGGTCTGGCGTGTCTGTTCTGGCCAGAGATGGCAGGGCACAGCGCCAGTCGCGAGACGCTGATCGGCCTGGCCCTGACCCTGCTCGGCACTCTGTGCTTTTCTGCCGGCAACATGCTTTCCAGCCTGCAACAGAAATCCGGGCTACGCCCGCTGACGACCAACGCCTACGGCATGCTGTACGGCGCCACCATGCTTTGCGTGTATTGCCTACTGAGCGGCACGCCCTTCGCGTTTGAATGGAATGCCCGATACATCGGCTCGCTGCTGTACCTGGTGATTCCGGGTTCGGTGATCGGCTTTACCGCGTATCTCACCCTGGTCGGCCGGATGGGACCGGAACGCGCCGCCTATTGCACCGTGCTGTTCCCGGTGGTGGCGTTGAACGTCTCGGCGTTCGCCGAAGGGTACCAATGGACGGCGCCGGCATTGATGGGGCTGGTGCTGGTGATGGCGGGAAATGTGTTGGTGTTCAGAAAGCCAAGGGTGGCGGTGCCTGTGGATGCGAAACTGGCCTGA
- a CDS encoding helix-turn-helix domain-containing protein, which translates to MSSLETIQVFQSLNSSPHAQLEKCASLGDGVMAALWNNRHDAQNYHAPTHHTLSCYVGGGTGTFRRDQPDKKGAPDKICTLPAGHQSSWVVNGEIRLAHLYVSPEQFALNCVTLLDREPRQLALQERTFMDDPLQAERFHRLIGMNWNEPGERMLTSSLAHELLDDMVLRQVGLREGLRLKGGLAPHLRRQLVDFIELNLAEPLSLGQLAGMCALSEYHFARMFRESFGLPPHQYLLARRLNRARELLRSTRKALGEVALECGFASASHFSNRFKQSVGATAGEYRAAFE; encoded by the coding sequence ATGTCGTCACTCGAAACCATCCAGGTCTTTCAATCGCTGAACAGCTCGCCCCACGCGCAGCTGGAAAAGTGTGCCTCCCTGGGTGACGGGGTCATGGCAGCGCTGTGGAACAACCGTCATGACGCGCAGAACTACCATGCCCCGACGCACCACACTCTGTCGTGCTACGTCGGCGGTGGCACGGGAACGTTTCGCCGCGATCAGCCCGATAAAAAAGGCGCGCCCGACAAAATCTGCACGCTACCGGCCGGCCATCAGTCTTCCTGGGTGGTCAACGGCGAAATTCGGCTCGCGCATTTATACGTCAGCCCCGAACAGTTCGCGCTCAACTGCGTCACGCTGCTGGACCGTGAGCCGCGCCAGCTGGCGTTGCAGGAGCGCACGTTCATGGATGATCCGCTGCAGGCCGAGCGCTTTCATCGTCTGATCGGGATGAACTGGAACGAGCCCGGTGAACGCATGCTCACCAGTAGCCTTGCCCATGAGTTGCTCGACGACATGGTGTTGCGCCAGGTAGGACTGCGCGAGGGTCTGCGCCTGAAGGGTGGACTGGCGCCGCACCTGCGTCGTCAGTTGGTTGATTTCATTGAGTTGAATCTGGCCGAGCCGCTGAGTCTTGGGCAGCTGGCGGGGATGTGCGCGCTCTCGGAATACCACTTCGCCCGGATGTTCCGCGAAAGCTTCGGGCTGCCACCCCATCAATACCTGCTGGCCCGACGCCTCAACCGCGCCCGGGAGCTGCTGCGTTCCACGCGCAAAGCGTTGGGTGAAGTCGCCCTGGAATGTGGATTCGCCAGCGCAAGCCACTTCAGCAATCGGTTCAAGCAATCGGTAGGCGCCACGGCAGGCGAGTACCGCGCTGCGTTTGAGTAG